The Candidatus Zixiibacteriota bacterium genomic interval GTGAAGCGCAAACGATAGTCGTCCACCTGAACCCATTCGTTCTGTTTCAGGGTGACGATCGCCGACGTCGCAAAGCCCGCCGACGTCGCCGCGCCGATCAGCGCCAGCGCCAGCCCCACATGTGACAGGTATCCCGGCTGCGAAATCGGATTACGCAACGACAGCAGGTACACCCACCCGTTACTCACGATCGCCCACGCCGCAAACCCGAACAGCAGCAGATACAGCAGGTTGTTGGTGTACCCGGTGAGCAGCAGTATCGCGATCACAACTGCAGCTGCCGATGCGCCGACTATGATCAGCCGCGGCCGGTCCAGCCCTTTGTTCCATCTGAAGGCCGGAAACAACGAAACCAGAATGAGAATCGCCACCGCGATTGGAGTCATGGTATTGAAGTAATATGTCAGCCCGACATTGGATGGGTTCTCGGCAAGGCGCGTTATGAGCGGCGACGACGTTCCTGCGAGTACCAGCGCACCCCCCAGCGACAATAACAACACGCCGAGAGTCACCAGGTACGCGCGGGAATTGACCGTTGCGAACGATTTCTCCGGATCGATATCTCGCCACCGCCAGAGCACCAGCGACAGCCCGAGCAGGATGAAAAACAGCAACCCGCCGATCAGAAACTGGTTGATCCCCAGATCGACGAACGAGTGTACGGAAAAATCGGCCAGCACGCCCGACCGCGTCAGAAATGTCCCGTACAGCACCGACCACAGCGACAGACAGACGGCGATGAGTGAGAAACGAAGCAGCCCGCGGCGCTGTCGCTTGATGAACAGCGCGTGCACCTGTGCGGTTAAAAACAGCCACGGTATCAACGATGAATTTTCCACCGGGTCCCACGCCCAGAATCCGCCCCAGCCGAGCGTTTCATACGCCCAGTATCCCCCCAGGACCAGCGCCACACCCAGCCCGGACCAGGCAAACAGCGTCCAGCGACGCGCGGCTTCGGACCACGTCTGGTAATTGCGCTCCACCAGCGCCGTCATCGCGAAGGCGAACGGAAACACCGCGCCGGCAAAACCCAGAAACATGATCGGCGGGTGAATAGTCATCCAGTAGTTCTGCAGGAGCGGGTTCAGCCCCGATCCCTCCTCCCGCCACACGGGCATCAACTCGAACGGAGACTTCTTCAGCAGGATGAGCAGTATCGACAGAATGAAGAGATTGACGAACACCATATTGCCGCGCTCGAACGGCCCGGCCGTCCGCATCATCACCAGGCCCATCACGCCGACGAAAAACACCCACAGAAGAAACGTTCCTTCCTGCCCTCCCCACAGCGACGACCACAGGTAGTACACGGGCATATCGGTGGAGGAATAGGAAAAGACATACTTCACCGTGAAGTCGTGGGTCAGAATCAGGTACAGCAGCGTTATCATCGCCAGCGCCGCCGACCCCGTTGAAATCTGGAAAAAACGCCGCGCGAGACCGACCAAATCCTCGCGGCCACGCCACGCCAGCAGATAGGCTATCAATGAAAAGACGGCGAAGCCGAACGATGCGACTATGAAGAAATCACCCAGATACGGCATGGTACCTCACCTGCTTGTCGTGGTCACGATATTCACCCGCCCGGATGATGCTCTCGGAGTCCCGGCGTCGTCAGCGGGCCGTGCCCGCTACATTGCGGATTCGCTGCTTCTTTTCAGGTAGTACCACGTGCGCCGTACCGCCCGATATATCGACCAGCTTCTGCACGACCGCCTCGACCAGAAAATCGGGGGTCGATGCGCCTGCGGATATACCGACTTTCTCGATCTCCGGCTGGTCGATAAACCAGCGCTCGTCGATATCGTCGGCTGAATTGATCAGGTACCCCCGACCGCACAACTCATGCGAAATCTTCGCCAGCCGGGTGGAATTGGCGGAGCTCTTGGATCCGACCACCAGCATCATGTCCATGTGCGGCGCCAGCGCCAATATCGCCGATTGCCGCTTGTTGGTGGCGTTACAGATGGTGTCGAATATCTCGATATGCGGCCACTTCTCCTGGGCCGCCTTCTTGAACTCTTCGGTTTTGGACATCTCCGATGTCGTCTGGACCGTCAACCCCAGCTTGCGATCCGTCCACGACGGCAAACCCGCAAGCTCCTCGATTGACGATACCACCGTGATTCGGTCCGGCGCGTAGCCGACCACTCCCTCGGTCTCGTCGTGGTTGCGGTCGCCGTAATGGATCACGTAGTACCCCTGCGGGACGACCTTCTTGATGATATCGTATATCACGGTCACCAGCGGACAGGTCGCATCAACCACGTTCAAACCCTTGGCCCCGGCCCGCCGAATCACGTCCGGGGCGATACCGTGCGCCGATATGATCAGCGTCCCTTCGTCGACATCATCGACCGAAAACGCCTGCCCCACCCCCTGGCTGCGAAACCGCTCCACCACCGCTTCGTTGTGCACGATTTCGTTGAGAATCGTCACTTTCCCGGACGATTTCTCCGCCGTCTCCTCGGCGATATTTATCGCACGCTTGACACCCATGCAAAAACCGTGGTGCCGGGCGATATGGATCTCCTTGATCATGAAACCTCCAGGAGGTGCTTCGACTGATGAAACGCCTTGTACGAACTGCGCACCAGCGGCCCGGCTTCCACGTGCCCCAGCCCGACCTGCTCCATCCCGATCCGCGCCAGCTCGGCGAACTCCTCAGGATGATAAAACCGCTCAACCGGTAGATGCGCCAGCGACGGCCTCAGGTACTGTCCGATCGTGACAATATCCACGCCCGCCGCATGACACTGGTACATCAGCTCCATCAGCTCATCCTTCGTCTCCCCCAAGCCCACCATGAATCCGGTCTTGATCACGGGGCGTGGAGAATACTGCGATGCTATTCTGAGGACTTCCAGCGATCGGTCGAGCTTCGCCGCACCGCGCACCCGCTTGTGCAGCCGCCCCACCGTCTCGACATTGTGCGCAAAAACGTCGATTCCGGCGTCGAGTACCGTATAGATATCCTGCCTCCGGCCGGTGAAATCCGGCGTGAGGACTTCCACCTTGACTTCTTTATCCTGCCTTCGGAGGAGCTCTACAGTCCGGGCAAATGTAGAGGCTCCCCCATCCGGCAGGTCATCTCTGGTGACCGAGGTGATCACCACTTGCTTGAGCTTGAGCTGGGCCACCGCATCGGCCAGCCGCTGCGGCTCCTCCAGGTCATGTCCGATCGGCTGGGCCTTGAGCACGTCGCAGAAATTGCAGCCGCGCGTGCAGTGCTTGCCCAGAATCATGAAAGTCGCGGTGCCTTCATCCCAGCACTCGCGGATATTCGGACAGGCTGCCTCCTGACAGACCGAGTGCAACCCGGTGGTCTTCAGGATATCTCTGACCCGCTCGAAGTTCGGCCCGTTTTTCGGGCGTATTCTGATCCACTCCGGCAGACGCTGGTGTGGCGTATTCATTCGCCTGGATACCGGTGGCGCTTTGGGATTCGGCGACTCGGCCGAATAGCGTTCCATCGGTTGGGTAAAAAAGACTTTATTCATCCATCTAATATACGTTTATGATCGGCGCTGTCGAGCAAAAAATGTTCGAAAAAATACGCCAGCAGTGTCGTGTCCGTTTCCAGTTCACTGTGAAACGATGCCGCCAGAATATTGTTCTGCTCCACCAGCACCGGCCAGTCCTGAAACCGCGCCAGCACCGTCACGGCCGCCCCCGCTCGCGTCACCCGGGGAGCCCGGATAAACCCGCCCAGAAAGCGCTTTTTCGTCCCGTGAAAGTCGGCCTCGATCTCTTCCTCAAACGAAAAAACCTGCCGCCCGTAATCGTTCCGGGCAACATCGATATCAATCAATCCAAACGTCTTTACGCCGGCCTGGTTCCGCTCGATTTCCTTCGCCAGCAAAATCATCCCCGCGCACGTGCCGTAAATCGGACGCGCCGCGCCAAACTCGGCGATCGGCTGCCGAAGGCCGAACCGATCGATCAGGATGTCCATCGTCGTCGACTCCCCCCCCGGCACGATCAGCGCGTCGAGCCCCTCCATATCGCGCGGCAGCCGCACTTCGCGGTACCGCGCCCCCAGCGACTCGATCTGCCGCTTGTGCAGCCCGTAGTCGCCCTGCAGCGCCAATACTCCGATTGTTTTGTCACTGGCGTTCATGATCTCTACATAACACACGCGAGAAGGAAAAAGGTGCCGAAATATATCGGCTCGCGCCTGAATGTAAAGACCTCTGATCGACCGGTTATGACGGTTAGATATGAAACCCCCGACGCCGGTCCGCATATAATGGAGCAAATAATTCCACGAATCTCTTACACTGCGGATCTCGAAAAAGGACTAACCTATGAACGCACGACTCGTATGGCCGGCGGCAGCGCTGGCCACAGCGATGCTTATGGTGAGTTGCACCGGCGATGCCCCGGTCGAAATCGCCGAGAACCGGCCGGTCGCCTACGTAACGGCCGAGGGCGCCCCGACTGACACGAGCGCCAGCCCCATGCCGTACATGCTGATGGCCGACAGTCAGGTCACCGTAAACGACCGCTGCCCCGTCCGCAAAGTCCGGCTGAGCCTTCGCCTTCCTGCGCTGTACGTCAACGGGCGGCCGGTCGGGTTCTGCTGAACTCCCTGCCAGAAGGTCTTCGTGCAAGACCCCGGATTTTATCTGAACCAGCTCGGCGTCAGCGTCCCGTCGTTATTCGATTCGGCGACACCGGCGGTCCTTGATAGCAGGTTCGCAAGCTTTGTCGACTTCGAAGCGTTCTATTTTGCTTCAGCAGGCGAGAAACAGCGGTTCGACCGGGACATCGTGAAGCACTGCGGCATCGTTACCGACCCGGTGAGCAAAGAACGCTTCCGACCGACCGAGCAGTCACCGCGCATGGTGTACAACGACCGCACGTACCTGTTTGCTTCGGACTCGACCCACGCAACGTTCGCGATGATGCCCGATATGTACTGGCTTCCGAACTACTCGATGTATCCGAAAAGCGACTCAGCGCTGTAGGTCCGCGTCGCCCACAGCACCGACTGTCCGCGTCGCCCACAGCACCGACTGTCCGCGTCGCCCATAGCACCGACTGTCCGCGTCGCCCATAGCTTGGGGCTTGTTGAATAAAGCCTATGTGAGTGCGGTCAGGCGACCCCGCCTGACCGCACTCGCTAAAACCGCCATTTGTACTCAATGACTTCCGTCGAATGTCGCCCCGCCTCGGGCGGGGACGGCAGGGGAAGATGTTACAGGACTTGTGGCCCACCTAAAGTCCCCGCCTCGGGCGGGGATGGCAGATGGGAATGTTACAGAACTTGTGGCCCACCTAAAGTCCCCGCCTCGGGCGGGGACGGCAGGTGGGATTGCAGATGTTCCGTCAGATGCTTGGCCGCTCGCCATGGCGAGCGGGCTACATCTGACGGCCAGACTACAACAACCGCCCCTGCGCCTCCCCCCGCACATACAACTCCGGCATCGCCTCGTACAACCGCCCATCGAGCCTCCGGCCCGCGCGCTTTTTGTTCACCCCGCCCCACTGCTTGAAAAAGAAATGCACCCCCTGAACCTCGCACTGGTCGCGGATATCCCGCACCCACTCCGGTCTGATCGGACGCGCCCCCGGGCCGGACTCCCCGCCCACAATCGCCCAGTCAATCCCACTCAGGTCGAGATCAGACAGCGGCCCCAACAGCGGTTCGAGCGACAGAAACTTGACCGTCGCCCCGGTCGCGCAGAGGTCCTTGATTCGGTAGACATACTCTCGCCGCTCGACCGTTACCCCCATCCACACATTCGGCGGCCAGTCGATCTCACTGGCGATTCGTTTGAGGCGCTTCGAGCGCTTGGTGAGAATCTGGAACGTATGCAAATCGGCCCGGCGCATGACATCGAATATCCGCTGGATGTATTCTGTGGGCACCTGATCGTGAAAGAGGTCGGACATCGAATTGACAAACACCACTCGCGGCTTTTTCCACGACAGGGGCGCTTCAAGCAGGTCCGGGTGAAGCGTGACCGCGAACCCGTTTTTGTACTTGGCCACTCCCATCGCCTGAAGCCGTTTCGCCATGCGGGCGGCATAGCAATGTTCGCACCCCGGCGACACCGCATCACACCCGGTGACCGGGTTCCAGGTCAGCCACGTATACTCGATTCTGGCATGGTCGGACATCTGAGAAATGTAGTGGCAGCATTGAGACTCAAGAATCACATTCGACGCTCTCTTGAGAGGGCGGGGTCGCCCACAGCTTGCTGTGGGTTCCACTCGCCCGCTCCCACTTTCCCCACCACTTCACACCTGATCACGAAAACGCCGCCCTCCACAAAACAAAGGCGGTCGCGTCGCCCACCCGCCTCGGGCGGGGACGGCAGGTGGGTTCGTCATTCCACGCCCACCCGCCGCGGCGGGTAGAAGGGTGACGTCTTTCGAACGCCGACTGAGTCAAATTCGCATGCCCTCCACTTTCGCTACCAACTCGGAGGAAATAATGTGACCGCCCCCTCTTGTAGAACAAAGGAGGTACCATGCATCCGTTCACGCCCTTTCCGCAGGTATTTACTCCCCCCGGAAGCGTCGACCGAAGAGAAGAGAACAATAGGGTACCCCTAAAAATGACAAAACAAAGCCATTTCGCTGTAACCGACTGTGACACAACCTCGTACAACGACTTTTTACGTTTTCGGTGGTGCTTTTCTGGATGAATTGAGGAAGGATTCCCCCGCCACGCCGGACGGGAATGACACATCTGGGATGTTTTCGTCGACATGACTCCAAGACAGACGAAGTCTGTCATTCCCTCGGACGAGGGAATCTATCTTGAAAGAGAAACAGGTCGCAGACCTGTCCGCCCGGGTCGCCCACCTCGCCATGGCGAGCGGGCTACATCTGACGGACCCCCAAACAAAAACCCGGCTCGCCCTCGCGAACCGGGTCAAAGGATAACTCTGATGAAAACCGCGCGCGCCTTACCGCACCTGCAACTGCTCTTCTTTCGGGATCGACTCCGCCTGGATCCCCTTCATCGCGCCGCCCAGCCCGTGCGAGTGCTCCGCGATCACCGCGAAATCCTGCCAGTGCGTGGTCGCGTTGACGATCGCCGTACCGTACTTCTCGGGGTTGCTCGACTTGAAAATGCCCGAGCCGACAAACACCGCCTCGGCGCCCAGGTGCATGCACAACGCCGCATCGGCCGGCGTCGCCACTCCGCCTGCGGCGAAATTCGGCACCGGAAGCTTGCCCGTCTCCGCAACCTTGCGAACCAGATCGATCGACACCCGGTGCTCTTTCGCCACCCCGTACAGCTCGGTCTCGGTCATGGCGGTGAGCGAGCGCATCACCGATGTAATCTCTCTCAGGTGCTTCACGGCCTGCGAAACGTCGCCCGTTCCCGCCTCGCCCTTGGTGCGGATCATCGCCGCCCCTTCGGAGATACGCCGAAGGGCTTCGCCCAGGTTGCGACAGCCGCACACGAACGGTACCTTGAAGTCCCACTTGTTGACATGGAAAACGTTGTCCGCCGGCGTCAGCACCTCGGACTCATCGATGAAGTCGATCTCCATCGTCTCCAGCACGCGCGCTTCCACGAAATGCCCGATCCGGCACTTCGCCATGACCGGGATCGTCACCACCCGCTTGATGCCGTCGATAATGTCCAGATCGGCCATGCGGGCGACCCCGCCCTCGGCCCGGATGTCGGAAGGCACGCGCTCCAGCGCCATGACTGCGGCCGCACCGCACTGCTCGGCAATCTTGGCCTGCTCCGGGCTCGTAACGTCCATTATGACGCCGCCCTTGAGCATCTCGGCCAAACCGATTTTCACCTTGTGTTCCTTGCTGTCGAACCGTGTCATCATTGCTTCTATCCTCCGACGACTTACTGCCTCTTCTATACCTTCAACAGCAAGCCGAGTGTGTTCGTTCGTAGCCCCGCAGGGCTTTTTCAGCCACGCAATATAGCATCGTCCACCGGTCTCCCACAACCGGAAATGGAAAAGGCCCGCGCGGGCCGACTGCCCGGGCAGACCTTCGATATCGAATCATTCCGGCGGAGGGCCGTCTCTACCGGCGCACTCCGCGGCGGGCGTACTTGCCGAAATGGTGCTTCGCGAGCGCCTTCTTCACGCTGGTCTCCTGGACTTCCCAGAACTCGCGGAACTGGCAGCCGCCGTACTGGTCGCAGCCGCAATTGGGGCCTTCGGTACACAGGTTCATGTGGATCGGCCCCTCGATCGCCTCGATCACGTCGAGGAATGAAATCTCTTTGGGGAGGCGGGAGAGACGATAGCCGCCGGTCACGCCCTGGTAGGACACCAGGATGCCGCTTCGGGTCAAATCCTTGAGTATCTTCGCGAGAAACTCGCGCGGAATCGACTCGGCCTCGGCAATCGAATTGATCGACCCCAGCTTCCCCTTCGGCAGAGTCGAAATGTGCCGCACCGCCCGAAGTGCATAGTCGGCCTTACGTGATAATTGCATCGTCACACATCCTTGCTGTCACTGGCTCTTGGAATATGTCAGAATCATTTACCCATGCTTCCACATTTACCGGCCTAAAATAGTAAAAAGGCTCTGCTTAGTCTACAAAAAAATTGCATTTTGGACCATTTTTTCTCCGACACCGCCCCGCCGACCTGCTTGCGCCCCCGTCAGTTCCCCGCCAAATCCGGTTCATGGACCAAATTCGGCCATTTTTTACGAAATCTCGAAAAATCGTGAACCGCCGGCCACTGCCGCTGTTATATTCGACGACCGGGCAGGGGGACATGGGTCTGTAATTCGAAAGCGATCGAAGGAGATAGCAATGGCTGACCAGATGACTTCCGGCGGCGTTCAACCGCAGGCCGATGAGCAGATCGTGCGCGTGACGCCACAGGCGGTAGCCGAACTCAAACGGCTGATTGGCCGGGAAAAAGAAGAAAACCTCTTTGTCCGTATCGGCGTTGCTTCGGGCGGCTGCTCCGGAATGTCCTACGCCATGGAATTCGACAACGAGCCCAAATACACCGACCACGAGTTCGATTTCGACGGCCTCAGGGTTCGCGTCGATTCCTCGGCCCTTGTCTACATCAAGGGCTCGATCGTGGACTACAAAGGTGGGTTGCTCGGCGGCGGCTTCAGTTTCGAAAACCCCAACGCCAAGCGCTCCTGCGGCTGCGGTACTTCGTTCACCTGCTGAGGGTTACGCGTTCGATGGCATTTGTGGTGGTGGACCCGGCCGAGTTCCTGACCGATGGTGCGTTCTTCGAAGATTCCTTCATTGACAAAGCCGGGGCTGTCGATTGGAATTCCTTCGCCGGCCGTCAGGTACTTGTGCGCGGCTGTAATTCTACCGTTATTCCCCCCTGGGCGTACATGTATATCACCGGAAAGCTCGCCGGAGTGGCCAGGTCCGTCCGCTTCGGCAATGAACACGACAATATCGTGGTGTACCGCGCTCCGGCCTCGCCGCCGGAAGATAACGCCCCACTGAAGTCCGGTCCGGGCACTCGATAAGGAGGTTGAGTCTGGCTGCTATGCCGAAAGTAACGTTTCTGCCATTGGATATCGAGGTGGACGTCCCCGAGGGAACGATAATTCTCGATGCGGCGCTCGACAACAACATCAAAATCGATCATAACTGCGGCGGCAACTGCGCCTGCTCCACATGCCACGTGATCGTCGAAAAGGGCTTTGAGACGCTGAACGAGAAGACCGAAGACGAAGAAGATATGCTCGACGAGGCGGAGAATCTCACCGATCATTCCCGGCTCGCCTGCCAGTGCAAGATTACGTCGGATCTGATCGTCAGAATTCCTGAGAAGTCGTCGGAGTGGGACGACGACGATACCTTCTAATCGATTTCAAGCCCCCGCCGGATCCCGGTCACCGATCGGGTTCCGCCCTTCCGACCTGCTTCCCGCGACCGACCGGGCCAATACGGTTTCGCCGGGAATTCCCGTCTCAACCCCTCTGACTCCGTATCGCAATACTACTCCTACCGCTATCTCCCCCAATCTCTTAGCGTAAACTCCCGCCTGAATCAGTCGATATACGGACTAAGCGGCTCGCCGAAGGTCGCCGGACTATTACTATGCCATACCACCGTCTCAAGAGCCAGTGCGGCTATTCACTTATCGAACTGATCATTGTCGTGATGATCATCGGCCTGATTGCCGGAATCGCCGTGAGATCGCTGCGAAGCAGCAACGAAGTATCTCGTACCAATGCGACTCTTGCGAGGATGGACCTGTTGGCCTCCGCCATCGCCGGCAACCCGGACCGGGTATCAGGAGGTGTTCGCTCCGACTACGGTTATGTCGGCGACATTGGCTCGTTGCCGCCGACACTCGACGCACTTGTCACTGACCCGGGCGGACTGGCAACCTGGCGCGGCCCTTATGTCACTGACAAGTTCGGAAACGGTGGACCGGACTACACGTTCAGACAGGACGCGTGGGGCGTGCCGTTCCAATACTCCGGCGGGGCTTCCATAGTGTCCACTGGTTCCGGCACCACGCTGACGAGGCATATCGCAGCTTCGGTCGAAGACCTGCTCTACAACAGCGTCACGCTGGCGATCACCGATGTCGAGCGCGTGCCGCCCGGCTCCACTTATCGCGATTCCATCCGTGCGGTGCTGGTGTACCCGGATGGCGCCGGATCATACCGGTGGCGTTCCGCAACCCCCGACGCCGGCGGACGGCTCGAGTTTGACTCGATACCTGCAGGGCTCCATCGCCTGCACATCATATACCTTCCCGACTCGGACACGATCACACGATTGGTCAATGTCGACCCGGGCAGAACCTTTTACACCGATATCACGCTGACACGGGGGCTCCATTGATTCGCCGGCATCGCACATACTTGCCCGACTGCGGATTCAGTCTCATTGAGCTGCTGGTATTGATTGTAGTTGTTGGGATCCTCGCGGCAGTGGCGATGCAGTCGATGACCAGTCTGGTCATCGACACGAGACGTATCAAAACGGAACGCGAAATGGAGATGCTGGCAAAAGCGATTGCCGGTGATCCCTCTGTGTTACAGTCCGGCGTGCGGGCAGACTTCGGATACTTCGGAGATGTGGGTGCCTTCCCCTCCGACCTCGACGCGTTACTGGTGAATCCGGGCCTCAGCACCTGGCGCGGACCATACCTTCCGCCCGGGATGGTAGAGGATACAACCGGCTTCCTCCGTGACGAATGGGGTCAGTCCTACCAGTACACCGGCGGAGTCGAAATCGTCTCCCAGGGCGGCGGCTCTTCACTCACTCACAGCCTCGCTGACGACCCGTCGGATTACCTTCTGAACTGGTATGCCGGGGTCGTCCTGGATGCATCCGGAGGCGTGCCCGGCCCGATTTACCGGGACTCGGTAACAGTGACGTTGACCTATCCGGACGGTGCGGGGTCGATGACGAGTCAGTCCATTCACCCGGATTCATCAGGTGCGTTTGCACTGTCGAATGTACCGGCGGGGCGACACCGTATCGAGCTCGTCTTTCTCCCGAGTGTTGATACGCTGGTTCGGTACGCCACCGTGCTGCCTCGCCACAACGGCACGGCCACCTTCAGGTTTGCCGCCGACTACTTCGGAGGAAGCCCCTCGGGATTCGGCCGCCGCGCCGAACTCATCATAGTGGCGGCACGCGTGCCCGCAGATCTGGCCGACTTCCCATTGTTGCTTACCAGGTTGAATCTTCCTTCGGAAATGCTCGATGCCGACGGAGCCCATCCGGCGGACAACGGAGGCGGCGACATTCGCTTCACCCTGGATCGCAACGGCAACAACGTGCTCGCATGCGAGATTGTCGAGTTTACCCCAAACAACATTCCATCCAACGCCTCGGCCGAAATATGGGTCAAAGTGCCGTTTGTCTCGGGCAGCGTGAACACATCGATCTGGGTGTGGTATGATAAACCCGGCGCCACCCAGCCGCTTCCCGACGATCCCGGCGGAGCCTATGAAGTGTGGGACTCCAATTACGTGCTCGTTCACCACCTCGATGACAACCCTGGCGGTATCGCACCCCAGGCAATTGACGCCACCGGCAACGGCAATAACGGCACCTCGCTCGGAGGAATGAACAGCAGTGATCTCGTCGGCGGGCGGATCGGTCGGGCGATCGACTTCGACGGCAACAATGATTACATTCGCATACCGGCAGCCGGTGCGACCGTCACCGGCAAAGCTATTACGATGGAAGGGTGGATGTACCTTCGCCGTGCAACCGGTGATGCCAACCTCATGGAGCGGGGCTCCAACTACGCCCTGTGGGAAATTCGCGACGGGGGCACGCCGTACAATGTTTTCTTCGACAACTCCTGGCGCAGATTCAATTTCGGACGGGCGGCAACCTGGTTCCTGGATGACTGGCACTATGTCGTATGTACGTACGATGGCGCGCAGGTTCGCTCCTACATCGATGGAGACCCGGACCGAACGTACAGCTACACGAGTGATCTAAATCCCACCGCAAGCAACTACGATCTGGGCATTGCGCTCAACGCCGGCTGGAACGACTCCTACTATCGCGGACGCGTGGACGAAATTCGGGTATCCCGCGTGGTACGGTCCGCTGCCTACGTAAAAGCGCAGTTCAACAATCATGACAGCCCCGCCACCTTCGTTCTACCGCAGACACCGGAGACCCCATGAAGTCGATCCGAGCCTCCACATGTGGTCGATCCGGCGGATTCACGCTCATCGAACTGGTGATCGTGATCGTGATTGCCGGGATTCTCGTGACCGTGGCCCTTCGGGGCGGTCGCTCGATCAGCGAGACGAC includes:
- a CDS encoding DUF2341 domain-containing protein — its product is MTSLVIDTRRIKTEREMEMLAKAIAGDPSVLQSGVRADFGYFGDVGAFPSDLDALLVNPGLSTWRGPYLPPGMVEDTTGFLRDEWGQSYQYTGGVEIVSQGGGSSLTHSLADDPSDYLLNWYAGVVLDASGGVPGPIYRDSVTVTLTYPDGAGSMTSQSIHPDSSGAFALSNVPAGRHRIELVFLPSVDTLVRYATVLPRHNGTATFRFAADYFGGSPSGFGRRAELIIVAARVPADLADFPLLLTRLNLPSEMLDADGAHPADNGGGDIRFTLDRNGNNVLACEIVEFTPNNIPSNASAEIWVKVPFVSGSVNTSIWVWYDKPGATQPLPDDPGGAYEVWDSNYVLVHHLDDNPGGIAPQAIDATGNGNNGTSLGGMNSSDLVGGRIGRAIDFDGNNDYIRIPAAGATVTGKAITMEGWMYLRRATGDANLMERGSNYALWEIRDGGTPYNVFFDNSWRRFNFGRAATWFLDDWHYVVCTYDGAQVRSYIDGDPDRTYSYTSDLNPTASNYDLGIALNAGWNDSYYRGRVDEIRVSRVVRSAAYVKAQFNNHDSPATFVLPQTPETP
- a CDS encoding prepilin-type N-terminal cleavage/methylation domain-containing protein; the encoded protein is MPYHRLKSQCGYSLIELIIVVMIIGLIAGIAVRSLRSSNEVSRTNATLARMDLLASAIAGNPDRVSGGVRSDYGYVGDIGSLPPTLDALVTDPGGLATWRGPYVTDKFGNGGPDYTFRQDAWGVPFQYSGGASIVSTGSGTTLTRHIAASVEDLLYNSVTLAITDVERVPPGSTYRDSIRAVLVYPDGAGSYRWRSATPDAGGRLEFDSIPAGLHRLHIIYLPDSDTITRLVNVDPGRTFYTDITLTRGLH